The segment GAGCTGGCGGTGCAGTGTGAATCTCAAATCAGCCGCACCCTATGGGATAGCTTCGGGCTGCTGCATCATGATGTGGGATTTATGTTTGAGCTAAGCAGCGTCAGGCAGTATGAGCAGCTTAAGGAAGAGGAAGCGAGAGAGCATGGCTTGATGGCGGCCAGCCTGCTGGCGGGCAGATTCAATCCGGCAGGCGGCTTCATCCGGGCTTGGCCCAATTGGGGCGGTGAGGATCACACCGGCTGGGCAATTATTGATTGTATGATGAATCTGCCTCTGCTGTACTGGGCATCCGGGGAGCTTGCCGACCCGAGGTTCAGGCACATCGCAGAGCTTCATGCCGATACCGTGCTGCGGGAGTTCATACAGGCGGACGGCTCGGTCCATCATATTGTCTGCTTCGATCCGGTTACAGGAGAACGGCTTGAAGCCTTGGCCGGACAGGGATATGCAGCGGATTCCGCCTGGTCCAGAGGTGCGGCCTGGGCACTGTACGGATTTGCGCTTAGCTACCGGTATACGGGCCGAGACAGATATTTGGAAGCTGCCCGGAAGGTTGCCGCCTTCTTCCTGGAGAATCTGCCGGAGGATAAAGTGCCTTATTGGGATTTCCGTCTGCCGGAGCACGAGCTTGGGAGAATGCCGCGGGATTCTTCAGCCGCAGCCATTGCTGCTGTCGGACTGCTGGAGCTGGCCGAAGTGATGCACCCGGCGGATGGAAGGGAATATACGCTGGCCGCAGAAGCCATACTCCGTTCCCTGTATGAGAATTATGGCGCATGGGGCACAGAGGAGGAGGGACTTCTGCTTCATGCGACAGGTTACTATGATAGAGAGATCTACGTAGACCGTCCGCTCATCTTCGGAGACTATTATTTTGTGGAAGCGCTTAAGCGTCTCAAGAACTTATAACCAGAGAGGTTGATTGTAAGATGATAACTGCACGCAGAACGATCCTGAAGCCTGGT is part of the Paenibacillus sp. FSL M7-0420 genome and harbors:
- a CDS encoding glycoside hydrolase family 88 protein; this translates as MEEKWTEQAWQEVTAKIMRISHTIGAGFPNGSVCGRYQLAAAHDWIAGFWPGILWLVYEETEEDRLKELAVQCESQISRTLWDSFGLLHHDVGFMFELSSVRQYEQLKEEEAREHGLMAASLLAGRFNPAGGFIRAWPNWGGEDHTGWAIIDCMMNLPLLYWASGELADPRFRHIAELHADTVLREFIQADGSVHHIVCFDPVTGERLEALAGQGYAADSAWSRGAAWALYGFALSYRYTGRDRYLEAARKVAAFFLENLPEDKVPYWDFRLPEHELGRMPRDSSAAAIAAVGLLELAEVMHPADGREYTLAAEAILRSLYENYGAWGTEEEGLLLHATGYYDREIYVDRPLIFGDYYFVEALKRLKNL